The genomic window AAATATGGGATATTCAGAGTTTAGCTTGGTTTCCGTTACTTGTGTTCTTTTGGAGTGTCTGTAGCTGTAGACGAAGTTAGTAGAAAGCAGGTCGTTGGGTGTTTTATTTGCTTATGTTTAGATTGTATGGTTTGTAACAGGGAAAAATTGGAAACCACCTAAATGTCCATGAGTGAGTAAAGGACAGTGGGCTGACATGGAAAAATCTTTAAGATAGGAAGATAAGTTATTAGGGAGTAAAAACACAACAGTAAGTACAGTAAGTATCTTATTTATGCAAAGCCTCACAACAGACACCTTCTTGGTTCTTATGCACATGTGGATGTGAACGCATGGAAAATGCACTGGAGGGAAACTCTCCAAACTGTTAAAAATGTTATCTCTGACAGCGGTCTGGGGCTGGTGGAGTGGTCAGGAAGGTCTGTCACTTTTACGTGTATTTGAACTCTTTACTGAAATTTGATCCTTCTATTCCTCATATAATTAATAACGATTTTGCCAGAAGGCAATTCTATTGCTGAACCCACAGATTCTTGGTCCTCTTCTTTTTACTGCTTCCTAAACTGCACTTCCGGTGAGACAGGGGAGGTGTAAATACAGACCCCCACCCCGGGCTCTTCACCTCTCTAAGACTCATCCCCAGAGTTGGTAGTGCTCTGGGGGGATGTCAGTGGGCATTTCTGGGTTCCCCACAAGACTGGGAGTGCCTCAGAGACTGGGATGGGGTCTGGCTCTCATCTCTGGCCCTTAGGTGGGGGAATTGGAAGGTGCCCAGTGGAAGTTACTTGGATCAAACAGTGCTGACTTGGGAGGGAGTGTGAGAGGTAGGAAGTGTGCCTGTGTGTTCACATGGATCTGGGCATGGTTGCTACTGAAAAGTATTTGAGCAGGAGACAGAATGTCTGTGGAGTAGCTGACCTGGGAGGTCAGACCAAGGGCCATCCAAGGCTGTGGAAGGAAGAAGTCTAAGAGTGTCTTTTAGGTGGCAAGGTTGTTGGAAGCGATGGTGATGTGTATCCAGTAATCAAAGGATCAAAGTGGGGGGGTTGGGCTGTGGTTGCTCAGGCCAGTGGCAGGTGGAACACTGGGGACCTAGGGGTCTGATCTGTGTGCCTATCTCAGGCGGGAGGGGGGCCTACCTGCCCTCGTCGATGAAGTCGATGGCCagggtgctgatgatgaagacaCACAGGCCAGCGATGAACATGTGATAGATGGTACGGAAATGTTGCACTTCCATCAGCTCGCTGCAGGGACAGGGGCCTGGATGTTGGTGTGGGAGGGTCTTCAAGGTCATGGGGACCAGCTCAGGCATGATACACATGTGGGATGGGGACTAGCGATTGGGAACTTGCCGCTAAAGGCTGGGACATGGCTGGGACTTCTCATCCAGGTGGCCTTTCTTCCACAATCATGCCCAGGGCAAATGGGGAACATGAACTTTAGAAGCTCTCTCCAAGTCTTCCCTCCAAACCCCTAGAACCTGAGGATTTGAATCGAGGGGTCCTGGACCCCAGCCAaagctctttcttttcctcccatcCCGGGTCGGTGATGTGGACTTACTCAAGCAGGGACTTTCGGGTGATGAAAATTTTCCGTTTCCCCAGGGATGGCTCCTGGGCCCTGAATGAAGACAGTTGTTCTGGGTCAGGACATGAGAGAAGGTGGttctgggcagagagcagagccttGCAGAAGGTGGATACTTGGGAGCAGTAGTAGAGGAAGATCAGGGTGAGGGCCAGAGGGCAGGACCAGGtggaaggtcagggccagggcagAACAAGGCCCAGAGGTGGAGGTCAGTgtcaggcaggcagaggccaTAAGGACAACAGAGAGAAGGTTGACGGGGTCATGCCCACACTGACAAAGGATGCATGAGATGATATGTAGGGCTCATAACTCTCGCAGAAGAGGCGCCTGCTACAGGAACCCAGCCCCGAGCTCTTCAGAGGCTCACTTGCTCGAGGAATCTGGAGGCGCCGAGGGCGGAGGTCCACCTTGCGGTGGGTAGGACTGAACGGCCTCCCACATGGCCCGGTCCAGCAGCTCCATCAGCGGTCCCTGAGCTTGCTCCAACAGCTGCATCTTCACGGCCTACGGGACAGAGCAGGGCAGGCCGGTGGTCGCTCTCCCAGTGAGCCGTCCTCTCGTTCACCATGTATCTGTTGAGTTTCTCTGCGCACCAGCCATGTCGCTAAGTACCGGGAATAGGCAAGGCTCTGGCCCAGGGGTTCCCCCCAGACTTCTTTCTCCCTGGCTTCTCAGGGCAGCAGTGAGGACCGAGGAAAGCCACTTCCATGGCCAGGGTCTGGATGCCGACCACCTTGTCCTCTCTGACCctactctcttctccctctccccagctttCCCTCTCCTGACCTTTATCCCGCCAACAGAAGACTGTTCACTGGCTGACCTTTGGCCCCTGGCCTCCTGATAAGTATTTCCGACCCCTCTATCTTAACCCTTAGCTCTCACCTCATCTGAAGGGTTTGAGCCCCTCCACTCTCCCAAGACCTGTCCCTCTTGACCTCGGACCTCTGATTCCCTCACCTCCATATGGCGGGTCCATTGCACCAAGTCCAGGCCTCTGTCCTTCTCAGAGTTTCCTAAGAGGAGGGGTCAAAGGGCATATCCAAGGGGGAGGAGTTAGGCTTCTGCCACCTCAGACAGACCCAGAAGCCTCCTCTGTCCAGGAAACCCTGTCAGCtcagcagcctccctgcccccaaccagGGGAGTATCTTGTATTATGGTGGGGTGACCAGAAGGGGAAGTTTTTTTTGCAGAGGGTGAGGAGGCTACTGGGAGCCTGATGACATTACCTGGGAAACGGGAAGTTACTCGGTTCACCCTCAGGAGTGAAAGAGCCCACAAGATAGGGCAAGGCCTCAGCTCTGAATATCTCTTTTCACTTCCCTCTCCTGGCTGGGcagtgaggggcagagacagTGGCTGCCTTCCCTTGCCTCCCAAGACAGGAGGGACGCCCTCAACAAGGCGTCCCCACCTCTAGCCCCCTTGagctctctgcccacccctccaGGGCGGTTCACCTTCTGCCGAGGGTCGGTCCTCTTGCTCTCCTCTCAACCCTTCTCCCCTCCGCAATCGGGCCGCCTTTGGCTCCATGATGTGAGTCTTGACGGGTCAGCAGGCAGCGGAGAAGTGGCGGAGAAgtgtcccctcccttccttcgCAGCCTGCCAAGCTCTTATCTCACTCAGCTCATCCGACAGCTCCAAAGACTAAAGTCCTTTCAGGAGGAGGGAACCTCCAGAAGCTCAGGAGGTTAGAGGGTAATGCTTCTCAGTTCCAGAGTGCTGGCTGTCCCAGGAATGGTTGCCACCCCCAGCAGCCCAAGCCGCCACCCAGATGTCCAGCTGAGGGAGCCACGCCTCCCTCTAGAACGGTGGCTTTGCATCTCTGTGTGTCGTGGGGAGGGGGGCTTGTCGCCTAGCACACTCGCCTTCCCAGTAGCCTGCAGGCTCTTCAGGTAACAGGGAGTTCAGCACCCTTAGACCGAGCGATAAGGCATGTTGTATGCGTGTGATTCATGTTATGATGGGGTACCACCTGTGACAAAGGTGATGCTGTGGCCCCTCCAGGAGGGGCTGGGTGCCAGGGCCCCCAAGCGGCAGCTCTTCCCTACACCTGCTGGGGTTAGCATGTGGGCAGAGAGGACGCAAAACAAACACTTATTCTGAGTCTAGGGAAGGCCAGGCATTGTCACAGACGGAAGAACAAGATTTAAATCTCCATCTACCAGCTGTGTAACTTCAGGCAAGTGACCCAAATATTGGAAGCCACAGTTTCCTCTGTAAAAACAGGGGCAAAAGTCCCTACCTGACAAGGTTATTGTAAACACACAATGAGGAAGTCCTCCCAGAAGCCCATGCTCCAGGGTCTGGCCCATGGGAGGGGCTTGATAAGCAagactttccttccctttttagtAGAATGTAACAGAAAGGTAAGTGTTTCTAGAGTTCCTCTTTGTTGGGTTCCTGCTGGGGATTAACTATtaatcctttctctctcctctccccttgtGTCCAAATATTAGTGTTAGAAACAAGGTCACAAACTGAGAAAAAGGCCATGGCCTCCATGTCTGTCCTGCTCCCATTCCCTGGGGGGTAGCTGGGAGAGGCTCGAGGGTTGGAAACCTCCGCCAGTGGCCGGAAAGTGGGAGAAAGAAGGGCTGGGGCTCCATACATGTGAGATGTAGAGACACAGAGACATAGGCCAGAGACCCCCAACACAGCTTTATTCACACCCAAAGCCCACTCTAATAATCTTCCCGTGTGTGGGGTCTAGGGGTGAGGGGGGACAGTGGGGGTAGGGCCTGAAGGTAGAGTATGGGGCTCAGGGCTCCTGAGTTACTCATCACTCAACAAATGACCCAAGATGGCAGCCCCATGCTCCTTCCAGGGGCCCTGATgcatctccccaccccagccctccagTCTTAGCCGCTGCTCCCAGGGGGGCAAGAGGAGATTCCATCGCCATCCTGGGACGCTGGCAGGGGCTGGCCCATCCGATCCACACACCAGCAGGGACCTCGGCGCTGGCCCTGGGAGGAGCGGCACTagggagagaggcacagaggatcagaggggccACCAtcagactctggcaggagggacagaagggcCCATGGGTACTGAGTCTCTTGTTCTGCTCTTCTCCACTCACTCAATTGGCCCTAGTCTTCCAGGCCTGAACCACAATTGTCGAGGTGTGGTTCCCAAACCAGCCTCGGCATCAGCACTAGGGACagcttagaaatgcaaattttcccTGTGAGTTCACAGCCCCTAGGCCCCTAGGTGACCAGAGCTGTCTCACCAGTGTGAGCCCAGGACTTAAGCATTCCTGAGTCAGGCAGTCTAGCTCCATTACTATAGCATGTGGCTGTTCTCTGTGTTTGTGTGGGTCCTAAAGTGGGAAGATCTTAAAGGCAGGGACAGTCTCCTTAATGCCCTTTGTAAGCGCCCCTCACCCCATCCCTGGTAGGCACCTGTGCTGCTGGACCaaggggcagagaggagacaaGGGGCCTCACCTGCCGCTTCCGGTAGAAGCCCCGATGGTCACAGTTAGGCACGTAGAGGGTGTGAGCCCCTCGGTACACCTCAGTCTGTAGTTGCTGGAGCACTGAGTCCAGATGTCTGCGGCACGggccctgggaggagggagagcacgCAGCTTGGAACCAGCCCAGCCTAGCTTCACCATGCCATCCCTGGCTTCCCCAGGTGGGCTCCCAGGACGCGCACGTGGGAAAACTCTCCACGCCCAAGGGGACAGCCTGTGATGGGAGTTTCCAGGGCTCCCCACCCATCCGGCTCTCCGCCAATCGCAAACGCACCATCTCAGTGTCTTGGACACCCCCAGGACTGGGCCGGCCGGCAATGGTAGAGGTCCCTGGATTCCTCTGTTGGTCTCTGCGGTTCACATCCTGGGGACGAGTGGTCCCTGCTTGGGGTTTGCTCTCCTTAGGATTCTCTCCTACAGCCACAAGAGGAACGGGGGAGGAAGAGTCCAGAAATTGGGAGTCAAAGACCAGAACCAAATGGAAGAGAGCCTTGCTCACCCTGACTCCCTGAAGCGGGAGGAAGAAAAGATCTTTCCAAGTAGTGGAAATGAGGTCAGTTAGAACTTGCCTCCACCTGTACCTtcttctggcctcagtttctctctctgacaaagaggGATATTACCTTTCCTGACAATATATCCagactagtctttttttttttttaaagattttatttatttatttgacagagagagatcacaagtaggcagagaggcaggcagagagagagagagaggaggaagcaggctccctgctgagcagagagcccgatgcgggactcgatcccaggaccctgagatcatgacctgagccaaaggcagcagcttaacccactgagccacccaggcgccctgtccagACTAGTCTTAAGGCAGAAGCACTTTGGAAAGCAAACACAGAGTGTAAGCACAAATATATTGGGAGGCCTTGGGCTTGCAGTGAAAAGACCTGGCTGTTCCCCACAGAAGCCAGCAGGGGGTGCACCAAGCCAGGGAGATGAGGCAGAAGAGCAAGGGCTGTGGGAGGGGGTTAGCGGGGACCCAAGTGGAATGTGTGTCCCTGGCTTTAGACATGGTTACTTTTGGGGCACCGCAGTGGGGCCTCTCCCTTCTGGTCCCCCATATCTCAACCCACCTCAACCCCAGGGGTCCCAGGAGCCGGTACTCAGCCCTTGACCAGGACAGGCAGAGGACAGGTTGCAAAGATGCAGGGAATGAGGGACTTCTAACCTTCAGGCTGTTCTTGGCTCTGGAGAAAGTGTCATACATGGTATCTGGGGAGCCTAGGAAAGCTCAGGACGGGAGGGGGTGAGGAAGTAAATTGGTACCACCAGGATGTCAGGGTgaggaaaggcagggaggggagtATGCACTGCTTGGAACTTGTCCCAGCTGTAAAATTAGATATTATGGCCCCAAAGGGATCAGCTCTTCCTTTCCATGCCCAAAGACAAGCTCTGCTCAAGTACCCAGTCCTCAAGCCTAGACAGTTGCTCCCACTTTCCTTATACCCGCAGCTCAAGAGCCAGTCCCTCTGCAATCCTGATTCTGATCCTTCTTCTTCCACCCTTCTCAGACCTTGCCCCTCATTGCCTCCATTTAGCACCCTACCACAACCATGCTCCCACTACCTTCTCTGACCCACCTAGACAACCCTTTCTAGGAGGACCCCTAGCAGTCTGGACACAGGCATTTGGACTGAAAGAAACTCCCAGTTAACTTCTCATCCCTTCCCATGAAGAaaccaggagcccctgggtgggggGACTGCTTTCATTTCCTGCCCTCCCCTGTCCTTGCTGCCCCCCATCTTTTGGATTCTGACTCACTTCTGTCCTACCCACCCAATGACTCAGACTTCTATTTTcctccctggggtagggtggggtagggtgggtgGAGGGTTCTGAGCAGCTTTAAATCATAACCCTGATTTGGCAGATTCCTTCTTTTCCCACCTCTATCCCCTTCTCTTGAGGCCCCCCGAGCCTGCCCTCTGACCCTAGTCTAGTCTGAAACAATTCTGGGTTTGGGACATCTTCTGTTCTAGAGCCCATGCTCAGGTGCTTTGGACACCCTGATATTAAGGGGAGAATGAGGGGCTATTTCTCAGTGTGTGCAGGATTTTGGAGTCTGgattcccttctctccttctccaaatGGAAGCTGGGAACAACATCTGGGTCCTTTCTCCagctgggagtgggggatggaggtgggggggatTGAGGGAAGGAGCAGGGATGCTGTGGCATATGGCATGGCCCTAAACCCCTCCATGCTCACCTTTCCCTTCAAGAGGAAatgaattgggggtggggggaggttcaGAGCTCAGACATTTCCCTGCTTTGTCCCCAGAGCCTGTAGCCACACCCCAACCTTCTAGCTGCTTCCCGCTCTTGTCCCTTCACACCCAAAACGTGCCCCTCCAACCAGCCCAGCCCCGGGCTAGGAAGAAGAAGCATCACAGTACAGAACCCAGAGGCTGGCAGGTGCCTGCTCTCCAGGACCCTGCCCGGGGCTTTGCAGGGCTCACgtgggcggggcaggggcggggcgccGACTCACCCTGGGGCCCGCGCGCCCGGCGGCAGCGGCCGCGGCCCAGCAGCAGCGCCCGCAAAGGCGCCTCCTCTTCCTCCGGCGGGTGGCACTGCAGTCCTGGGACGCAGTTGGGGGTGTAGACCCCGCactgctgcccctccctcctgagacAGCCCCCAGCTTCCGTACAGGCCTCCGCCGGTGGccccccatcctcctcctccacGCAAGCCCCCGGACAACCCGCCTGCACCCCCTGCCCGCAGCCTGGGCACCGTGCCAAGGCGGCTTCTGAACGGGCAGCGAACAGCAGAGTTagcagcagcaggggcagcagcagcctGTGGGGGGTCATGGTCAGGATTTTTGCCCGGTCCACTCCTCCCAGAGCCCTCGCAGCGCAGCTGCTGCCCGCCGCCGCCCCTCTGCCTTAAGTAGCCGCCGGTCAGGGGCCGGGCCCTTTAAGAGCCAGGtgaagggggggtgggtgggggagaaggcAGGGGCATTCCCTAAACTGGGTGGGACTGGAGAGGGCCCCCCCCCACCTGGGTCCTCCCCACTTTTCTCTCCCCCGCTCCCTTCCAAGTTTCTGTTTACTTCCCAAATTACtctgatttttcttgctttgttcccGGGACTCGTGGCCGGAATTTGGGAGCTGGACAGCTGGCTGGAGGCActagagggtggggaggggtggaagaaGGAGAGGGCGGGAATTGGGATGAAACAGAAAAACGTGGAGTCCGGTTCAAGTGTATGCATGGGGGATGAAGGGGCGTAGGGACTCCGGTGGGGAGTGAGGGGCCTATTGTCtgaagggaaggggcagggatggTGTGTGGGAGTCACAGGAGAAATGTGTGCAAAGGGAAAAGACAAAAGGCCAGAGATGATGGATAATGGGGTCTTGGGAAAACCCACTGCTGAGGGGAGAAAGTAGCctaaggaagaggagaggaagagatgtTTGAGATGTTCTTATGGGAAAACGGGGGATGGGGGTCAGACTGGGTGAAGGTGGTAGAAGGGGTTGAGGGGAAcaaggggagaggtggggagagggtggggagacaCACTTCGAATGTACAGGCTTTAACCCTTGGATTGGGGTGGGGCCACCAGAATATTCTGGTGTGCAAGTGGGAATAGCTGAACACCCGGCAGGTAGGGACAGGGTAGTGGTGGGGGATTGGCCTGCTGCCATAACagaggtggaggggggtggggcaaaaGTTAGAGGAACACACACTCTGGGTGCTGTTGGCAACAGTGGACAGAGAACAGAttaccctcccccccccaacttcTGTCCTTTAGGTTAgcttccattcctttcctttcttagaATTTGTCCCTTCACCCCCAGTATCAGCCACTGGGTTGTCTGGATTCCCTGTCGGGTTTTGCTCTGCCCAGGGGGCGCTGGACCGGCTGGGTCAGGGTATTTCTGTCTTCACTACACTGTCTACCAGCCCCtcacacccacctcctctctccaGGGCAGTGTCCCGCCCATCCCCAGCCCTCCTAGCTGAGCCTGCCTTCCCAGAGgcgagaggcaggaagaaggacCTCTTGGCAGCTCCCGCAGGCCCTGCTCAGGATTACGCAACAAGAGCCATCTCATTCTTTCCTAAAACAAGGGCTCAGGCCAGTGACTTAAGTTTAAAACGCTGGGCCCCCAAGCAACAATGTCAGCAAGGGCTTCGGGAACTTTTatgcaaatacaaaaacaaaaacaaaaacaaaaaaaaacttcactcCCAGCACCACTCCACCCCCTGCTCTCGCTACCCTGGGACCCCAGAACATGAATTGGGGGAGCAGTGTCCTGTAGTAGCTGTGAGACACTGAGGCAGATGAGACAGGCTGGGAGGAAGAGAATTGGGGGCCTGGGAGGGCGAAGCTCTTCTCCACTCTGCAGAGACTCTGTGACCTGCCCCAAGCTGTGAGCCCAGGGTGGAGAGCTCTGTCCTGTCCCCAAACCCTTATCACTGTTTATTTTGCCCTGCGGATGGGCTCCAGTTTGTTGCTCCCGCATCGGACAGGAAGTCCAAAGGAAGTTTGGGATGAGAAAGAGATGGATGTGCTCCCTGCAGGATTCCAGTGTGACATTTTAAATGGTCATCCTTCTCCTTTGTGGATTATATTGCAGGAGAGCCTTCCGTGGGAGCCTCTCCCATCCGCCCTTCCTTCTCAGTGCTCTCTTCTCAaactccccatcccccctcccacaTCACCACCGCCCTTACAAGAGATTTGCCCTGTTTATTGCTCCCACCTgcccaccttctccctccctgccctgtgtGCCGGACGCCCAGTCCAGGACCACCACCACGCCAGGGGCACCACACTGCCCTTTCCCCCAACCCTCCAGCACAGACGTCCAGAGCTGCACTGTGTGGGCGTTGGAGTCTAACTAGTCTTTTTCTTGCAGACTGAGACTCTGGGATTTAGCTTTTTCCTCCCTCTGGGATGCCCTTTACCGCAGCCCCGGAAACAGTGGGAACCTCAGGACCTGCCAAGTGCTCAGGATGGAGCACGGGCCAAGGGGCAGACCTGTGGGACTCGAGCCTCCTTGTGACAGAAGAGTTAGCTGAAAGCTTTGCCAGGACTGTGAAAACAGGCTTTTCCAGAAGTAAACGCTGCTGGACCTCCTCCTTCTCTTGCCTGGGATGCTCTCTTCTCTGGCTCCCTTATGCACtgtgtctctcacacacacagcctgTCTGTCCAAATCCCTGACACCCCAGGGGCTGGCTTCCTTTAGAGAACAAGGGGTGAAGGAAAGGGCTTGCCTAGACCCTTCGAGCTTTGAGTCTGAGGAATGACAGTGATGGCCCATTTCCCAGACGGAAAGACCTGGGGATGTCGATCAGTGACCACATTAGGACGTGGCCCAAGTCTGGTGTGGGCTGGGTGGGAACTGTTGCGATAATCTCAgctggcctccagcctccagtTCCAGCAGTCTCTCTCCCGCACAGCCTTCCTGTTGGTCCTGCGGTACCCAGTCCTCCTCATGTGACTCTCTCCTCCTCAGAACACCTCCGCTGAAATGCCAGGTCCCCTCCCTCCCATACGcataaggcacctgggtggctcagtggcgtaagcctctgccttcagctcaggtcatgatcccagggccctgagatagagcccagcatccagcatgggcattgggctctctgctctgcggggagcctgcttccccctctccttctgcctgcctctctgcctatgtcaaataaattaaaaaaagacctgGGCTCCCATCTACCGTCCATGGCCCTGCAGACAGTGAACCTGAAAGCACTGGCTGGTTCAACCTCCCCAAAATCCCCTTGGTGGTCTCCCACCTCTGGGCCTGAACAGAGATTAGGAGAAGCGGATGTGCGGCCTAAGTGATACTCAGAGGAGATTTCTTCCTCTGGACCCTATGCTTTCAGCTCCCAGGAATAGAACCCTCATTCCCTTCAATATACACCAAATTCTATCACCTCTTCCTCAGTGGCTGGGTcagctctcctctttccttctatttcatcCACATCGTTGTGTTGCtgtcttaaatttttgtttatcttttcatgtgccccACTTTTCTGGTTGGATTTGGAGTACTCTGAGGACAGGGGTCCCACATCCTCTTCATCTCTGGGCCACCAGCTACCATTTAAGGAGTTTGGAACTGATACAAGTAGAAGTTGGTGTTTTTGGTGGGAGCAAAGGGAACTGAGAGGTGAAGGGAGGAGCATTGTACCTCTTCTGGAAGCTCTACCATTGTTCCTGAATTTCTGGGCTAGTGCAGCCCACCCCAAGAGGTCTCCTGGCCGTCCCACCCCTTCagccctcttctctcttttcctctttttcccccttgctcTTAGGGTAACGGCCAGAGAGTCTAAGAGGCCCAGCGGACAGTCAGGGTACAATAGGAGAGGGAAACCTGGCCCCGGAATAAATTAAAGAGGGCTTTCTGGAGAATATGACTTTATACTAGAATTTGGGAGAAGAGATGGGAGGACAGCATGGCACTTTTCTAGACTGGGCTGGAGTCAGCCAGCCAGTTTGGGAACTGGGAATCGTTAGTAGACAAGGAGCAGCAACTGGGGATCTGAGATTTACTTCTTTGcaattgaatgaataaaagtatATTCAGTAGATTCACAGAGCATCTATTTATGTGGATGTAAATAGGTTATATGGACACAAATAGGGAGAAATTATGCTCTCAGAGAGCTTAAGATTTATATCTGTCCATCCAACACATACTTcataagcacttaaaaaaaaaaaacagggatgcTATGGTATTCTGGGGTAGAATGTAGACTGTTGCAAATAAATCTAACTGTATTATAGTTCTATGACATAAATACAATAAAGGGGGTGGGGCAAAAAGTTGCTGACCTAAGTAACTTTAGAaagtgttttggggcacctggatggctcagttgtttaagcatctgcctttggctcaagtcatgatcctggggtcctcagatcctcattgggctctctgctcactgcttctctctcctcctctccctctgtgttttctctctctcttgctcttgtgttctctctcaagtaaataagtaatatctttaaaaaacctcAGGGTTTTGCTGGAGAActttaaggataaagaaaaatgtacagCATAATCTACATGAACACTGTGCTCTAGTTGATAAAGTT from Mustela lutreola isolate mMusLut2 chromosome 8, mMusLut2.pri, whole genome shotgun sequence includes these protein-coding regions:
- the IGFBP6 gene encoding insulin-like growth factor-binding protein 6; translated protein: MTPHRLLLPLLLLTLLFAARSEAALARCPGCGQGVQAGCPGACVEEEDGGPPAEACTEAGGCLRREGQQCGVYTPNCVPGLQCHPPEEEEAPLRALLLGRGRCRRARGPQGENPKESKPQAGTTRPQDVNRRDQQRNPGTSTIAGRPSPGGVQDTEMGPCRRHLDSVLQQLQTEVYRGAHTLYVPNCDHRGFYRKRQCRSSQGQRRGPCWCVDRMGQPLPASQDGDGISSCPPGSSG